A region of Granulicella sibirica DNA encodes the following proteins:
- a CDS encoding glycosyltransferase family 2 protein, which translates to MANDLVSIVVPTYNRAYCIRKTLDSVVAQTHTNWEVLLVDDGSTDNTCALIAEAYGAEPRIRYIHQANAGVSHARNTGIRAAQGDCIAFLDSDDVWKPWKLKAQIACLERFPEIGMVWTNMEAVDPEGHLFDPRHLAAMYSAYSFFEMDTLFEKSMPVGEVTQGVPDPTARLYRGDIYTSMIMGNLVHTSTVLLRRERMEKVKTFDETLKLSGEDYDFHLRTCKWGPVALMDISSIEYQKGRADHLSNHSGAIATNFLITIERAIEDDTKARRFPPARVKQVLAEAHGWVAEERFKVQDRPAVRSHAIQSLRRRPKQPRLMILLLSTLIPALAMNTILRGYHKAKTV; encoded by the coding sequence ATGGCGAATGACCTCGTCAGCATCGTTGTCCCCACATACAATCGGGCCTACTGCATCAGGAAGACCTTAGATAGCGTCGTCGCCCAGACCCACACCAACTGGGAGGTCCTGCTCGTCGACGACGGCTCAACCGACAACACTTGCGCGCTGATCGCCGAAGCCTACGGAGCCGAGCCGCGCATCCGCTACATCCATCAGGCAAACGCCGGGGTCTCCCATGCGCGCAACACCGGCATCCGAGCCGCGCAGGGAGATTGCATTGCCTTCCTTGATTCGGACGACGTCTGGAAGCCCTGGAAACTCAAGGCTCAAATAGCCTGCCTGGAGCGCTTCCCCGAGATCGGCATGGTCTGGACCAACATGGAGGCGGTCGACCCCGAAGGCCATCTCTTCGATCCACGCCACCTCGCAGCTATGTACAGTGCGTATAGCTTCTTCGAAATGGACACGCTCTTCGAAAAATCCATGCCCGTCGGGGAAGTCACACAGGGAGTTCCCGATCCCACCGCGAGGCTCTATCGAGGCGACATCTATACCTCGATGATCATGGGCAACCTCGTCCACACCTCGACCGTGCTCCTGCGTCGGGAACGCATGGAAAAGGTAAAGACCTTCGACGAAACCCTCAAACTCTCGGGCGAAGACTACGATTTCCACCTGCGCACCTGCAAGTGGGGGCCCGTCGCCCTGATGGACATCTCCTCGATCGAGTACCAGAAAGGCCGCGCCGATCACCTTTCCAATCATTCGGGAGCTATCGCTACGAACTTCCTCATCACGATCGAGCGCGCGATCGAAGACGATACCAAGGCAAGGCGCTTCCCGCCAGCCAGAGTGAAGCAGGTTCTCGCAGAGGCTCATGGATGGGTCGCGGAAGAGCGCTTCAAGGTGCAGGATCGGCCTGCCGTTCGAAGCCACGCAATACAAAGCCTGCGCCGCCGACCGAAGCAGCCGCGCCTCATGATCCTCTTGCTTTCAACGCTCATCCCGGCTCTCGCCATGAACACCATTTTGAGGGGCTACCACAAGGCAAAAACGGTCTGA
- a CDS encoding DUF1501 domain-containing protein, with translation MAVRTRREFLQSSLKSVVALGTAGAMAKFGEMSALASTGTGYQALVCIFLAGGNDGHNTVIPISTAQQNYSLYQQGRQGLALAQASLLPIANGNDVYGLHPSLVEIQKLYTSGKAAVLANVGNLVAPVTRAGFASNNSALVPSALFSHSDQSSQWQSAIPNGIATTGWGGRITDMMQSQNAGAQFPPITTTSSCGLFCTGAQTFPATVPPPPVGTTSGTGMATINVVQNSPAAAAGMQQLLTFDNGLQLVQAGNSIVTRANTYANTMTGLLANVKLQTAFPAGNPLAAQLQTVAQVMSVRNQLGLTRQIFFCQLGSFDTHSGQLETQVALLQQLSQAVSAFYTATQELAIDQNVTTFTASEFGRTLTPSGTDGSDHAWGSHHFILGSGVQGGKFFGTFPSLVPGSDNDANTRGTLIPTTAIAQYGATLAEWFGVSAASLPTIFPNVANFASPTLSFMG, from the coding sequence ATGGCTGTTCGTACCAGGCGTGAATTTTTGCAGAGCTCGCTGAAGTCGGTTGTGGCGCTGGGAACGGCGGGAGCGATGGCGAAGTTCGGCGAGATGAGCGCGCTTGCCAGCACGGGAACGGGTTACCAGGCGCTGGTGTGCATTTTTCTCGCGGGTGGGAACGATGGGCATAATACCGTGATTCCAATCAGCACGGCGCAGCAGAACTATAGCCTGTATCAACAAGGGCGGCAGGGGTTGGCGCTGGCTCAGGCTTCGCTTCTGCCCATCGCGAACGGGAACGATGTGTACGGGCTGCATCCGAGCCTTGTGGAGATCCAGAAGCTGTATACGTCGGGCAAAGCGGCTGTGCTGGCAAACGTCGGCAACCTGGTGGCGCCGGTGACACGGGCGGGATTCGCGAGCAACAATAGCGCGCTGGTGCCTTCGGCGCTGTTCTCGCACTCGGACCAGAGCAGCCAGTGGCAAAGCGCGATTCCGAATGGAATCGCCACCACAGGCTGGGGCGGTCGTATTACGGACATGATGCAGAGCCAAAACGCGGGGGCACAGTTTCCGCCGATTACTACGACTTCGAGCTGCGGGCTCTTCTGCACGGGAGCGCAGACGTTTCCGGCGACGGTGCCTCCGCCGCCAGTTGGGACAACGTCCGGCACCGGTATGGCGACGATCAACGTTGTGCAGAACTCACCGGCGGCCGCGGCTGGGATGCAGCAGCTTCTTACCTTCGATAATGGTTTGCAGCTTGTGCAGGCAGGGAACTCGATTGTGACGCGGGCGAACACGTACGCAAACACGATGACGGGGCTGCTGGCGAACGTGAAGCTGCAGACGGCGTTTCCCGCGGGGAATCCTCTGGCGGCGCAGTTGCAGACGGTAGCGCAGGTGATGTCGGTTCGCAACCAGCTTGGGTTGACGCGGCAGATTTTCTTCTGCCAGCTTGGCAGCTTCGATACGCACAGCGGGCAGCTCGAGACGCAGGTTGCGCTCCTACAGCAGCTCAGCCAGGCTGTGTCGGCGTTTTACACGGCGACGCAGGAGCTTGCAATCGACCAAAATGTTACGACGTTTACGGCCTCGGAGTTTGGGCGGACGTTGACGCCGAGCGGGACAGACGGCTCGGATCACGCGTGGGGAAGCCATCACTTCATCCTTGGGAGTGGCGTGCAGGGTGGCAAGTTCTTCGGGACGTTTCCTTCGCTTGTGCCGGGCAGCGATAACGACGCCAATACGCGAGGCACACTAATTCCGACGACTGCGATCGCGCAGTATGGCGCTACGCTGGCGGAGTGGTTTGGTGTGAGCGCGGCGAGTCTGCCCACGATCTTTCCGAACGTGGCGAACTTCGCGTCGCCTACTCTCAGCTTTATGGGATAG
- a CDS encoding carboxymuconolactone decarboxylase family protein has protein sequence MTTPEYELLNQQAHTPRIHAANLPIVREDSAPPEVAPLYARFRSHFNRPTVPGILQCFATHPPLLEHMMGLAEAMLFSDGALGRQQKELIATFISSINECAYCADSHGFFLRTHGASDELLRAALTCDHQSSSLSPRQQALLTFAKKVNDNSAALVPTDIEDLRGQCYSDLQIAEVIHLTALFATFNRVVNAFGLSSQDLLLPKSPEEA, from the coding sequence ATGACCACGCCGGAATATGAACTCCTCAACCAGCAAGCACACACCCCACGCATCCACGCGGCCAACCTCCCCATCGTGCGCGAAGACTCCGCGCCACCCGAGGTCGCGCCCCTGTACGCTCGCTTCCGATCCCACTTCAATCGGCCCACCGTTCCGGGTATTCTGCAATGCTTCGCCACGCACCCACCCTTGCTCGAACACATGATGGGCCTGGCTGAAGCGATGCTCTTCTCCGACGGTGCTCTTGGCCGTCAACAGAAGGAGCTAATCGCCACCTTCATCTCGTCGATCAACGAATGCGCCTACTGCGCAGACAGCCACGGATTCTTCTTGCGAACCCACGGAGCTTCGGACGAGTTACTCCGCGCCGCCCTGACCTGTGACCACCAGTCCTCATCTCTAAGTCCTCGGCAGCAGGCTCTATTGACCTTCGCGAAGAAGGTCAATGATAACTCCGCCGCTCTCGTACCCACCGACATTGAGGATTTGCGCGGCCAGTGTTACAGCGACCTTCAGATCGCCGAAGTCATCCACCTCACCGCTCTTTTCGCAACCTTCAACCGCGTCGTGAACGCGTTCGGCCTATCGTCGCAAGATCTACTGCTGCCGAAAAGCCCTGAGGAGGCGTGA
- a CDS encoding GNAT family N-acetyltransferase — MTEHTRKMTSDQSAWHRIENALLDCGFQMPLFHRLAWATQNPHRRYKHVAITSADGTPLAQVAVQSDPSRVLPGHAFLRVVRFGENLPESVVEPMVVALKHFANKDRRALRLSIGVFARRHRPRIAELLERNGFQKSSEPQSYRHTLTIDLQPTEADLLSGLHKTARRKLRDVEKAALHVATLTDPVYAERIGILQGETLTHSGGVTERPDWRSILELSQQNPELSRIVGLFSSADDLASGGLLGFAWGARHGDHVEYRAAGMTRVEGRNISVGYPLMWALILWAKQEGAAWFDMGGVTLPETPNDPLAGISDFKRMFSQVTEEVGEEWYLEPHPAKTRLASLLGKGGRQAASLLGKIQSRKGAA, encoded by the coding sequence ATGACCGAGCACACACGGAAAATGACGAGCGACCAGAGCGCGTGGCACCGGATCGAGAACGCTCTCCTGGACTGCGGTTTCCAGATGCCTCTCTTTCATCGCCTTGCATGGGCGACGCAAAATCCGCATCGCAGGTACAAACATGTCGCGATCACCAGTGCGGACGGTACACCTCTCGCGCAGGTAGCTGTCCAATCGGACCCTAGCCGCGTGCTTCCCGGCCATGCCTTCCTACGCGTCGTGCGCTTCGGCGAGAACTTGCCTGAATCAGTGGTCGAGCCCATGGTCGTCGCACTCAAGCACTTCGCCAACAAAGACAGGCGCGCACTCCGGCTCAGCATCGGCGTCTTCGCTCGGCGGCACCGCCCCCGGATCGCCGAGCTCCTTGAGCGCAACGGTTTCCAAAAGTCCTCCGAACCTCAGTCCTACCGGCACACTCTCACCATCGACCTTCAACCGACCGAAGCCGATCTCCTAAGCGGACTGCATAAGACAGCACGCCGGAAGCTTCGCGATGTCGAAAAGGCAGCCCTGCACGTCGCAACTCTCACTGATCCTGTCTATGCCGAACGCATCGGAATCCTCCAGGGCGAGACACTCACTCATTCAGGAGGTGTGACAGAAAGGCCCGACTGGCGTTCTATCCTCGAACTCTCCCAACAGAATCCCGAACTTTCCCGCATCGTCGGCCTCTTCTCCTCGGCTGACGATCTCGCCTCGGGAGGCCTCCTCGGATTCGCGTGGGGCGCGAGGCACGGAGATCACGTCGAGTATCGGGCGGCCGGCATGACGCGCGTCGAGGGCAGGAACATTTCGGTCGGTTATCCCCTCATGTGGGCCCTCATCCTCTGGGCTAAGCAGGAAGGCGCAGCCTGGTTCGACATGGGTGGAGTCACCCTCCCGGAGACTCCAAATGATCCACTCGCCGGCATCTCGGACTTCAAGCGCATGTTTAGTCAGGTGACTGAAGAGGTCGGAGAAGAGTGGTATCTGGAACCGCATCCGGCGAAGACTCGACTCGCCAGTCTTCTCGGTAAAGGTGGGCGGCAGGCTGCCAGCCTCCTCGGCAAGATACAAAGCCGAAAGGGAGCCGCCTGA
- a CDS encoding polysaccharide deacetylase family protein, with protein MSKRQLLADVLSKAGLLRALEFAPSRPGILIFNHHRIGNPARSSFDRAVFSSTADQLDAQVRYLKNRMPIVSGNELEALVSGRTKLRRMHAAITFDDGYLDNYTKAFPVLKSHNATGIFFLITSYVGTPTVPWWDEIACLIRSTSAPSLKLTFPFPETIQLGEDRETSIRTVLRRFKLPENHDYDGFLSELREQTQASVPHPPRRFLSWDEAREMKAAGMEIGSHTRSHRLLSQLTPQEQFQELSESKVEMERELGGRVGSFAYPVGTRDAFTPVTEELARSAGYSMCFAFHGGINRPGHLRAMHLNRTTPGKNATAFRAQTILVSAFTRANA; from the coding sequence ATGTCGAAGCGGCAGCTACTCGCGGACGTGTTGAGTAAAGCCGGGCTGCTCCGGGCTCTCGAATTCGCTCCCAGCCGCCCCGGTATCCTCATCTTCAATCACCATCGCATCGGGAATCCAGCCCGGAGCTCGTTTGATCGAGCAGTGTTCAGCAGTACGGCGGACCAGCTGGACGCGCAGGTCCGTTATCTCAAGAACCGCATGCCGATCGTCTCCGGCAATGAGCTCGAGGCTCTCGTCTCAGGCAGGACCAAGTTGCGCCGCATGCATGCCGCCATCACCTTCGACGATGGCTACCTTGATAACTATACAAAAGCGTTTCCCGTACTGAAGAGCCACAACGCCACCGGAATATTTTTTCTCATCACATCCTACGTCGGCACGCCGACCGTGCCATGGTGGGACGAGATCGCCTGCCTCATCCGGTCCACCTCCGCACCCTCCCTCAAGCTGACCTTCCCGTTTCCGGAAACCATCCAGCTTGGTGAGGATCGGGAGACGTCCATCAGGACTGTCCTCCGCCGTTTCAAGCTCCCCGAGAACCATGACTATGACGGATTCCTGTCAGAACTGCGCGAGCAAACCCAGGCAAGCGTGCCCCACCCGCCTAGGCGCTTCCTAAGCTGGGATGAGGCGCGCGAGATGAAGGCCGCAGGCATGGAGATCGGCTCCCACACCCGCTCCCACCGCCTCCTGAGCCAGCTCACCCCGCAAGAACAATTCCAGGAGCTATCGGAATCAAAGGTCGAGATGGAACGTGAGCTCGGGGGTAGGGTTGGCTCCTTTGCCTATCCAGTCGGCACACGCGACGCCTTCACGCCAGTCACCGAAGAGCTGGCCCGTTCCGCCGGCTACTCCATGTGCTTTGCCTTCCACGGAGGGATCAATCGCCCGGGCCATCTCCGGGCCATGCACCTGAACCGCACTACCCCTGGAAAAAATGCAACCGCCTTCCGCGCACAAACCATCCTCGTATCGGCCTTCACCCGTGCAAACGCCTGA
- a CDS encoding RNA polymerase sigma factor — protein MTRSTRIEREVLDLFDLMRTRLLYYALSFGIPLEDGEDVVQETFFALFRHLQMERPRENLHGWLFRVTHHLALKRRLKIVAEVKRFVPDAPESGALNPSPEELLLFQERHTRLGSALKALPQVDQSCLRLRAEGLRYREISKILGISLGSVSASLVRSLARLEQADRR, from the coding sequence ATGACTCGAAGTACGCGGATCGAACGGGAGGTGCTTGACCTCTTCGACTTGATGCGTACGCGGCTTCTGTATTACGCGCTCAGCTTTGGCATTCCGTTGGAGGATGGCGAGGACGTCGTTCAGGAGACATTTTTTGCCTTGTTCCGGCATCTGCAGATGGAGCGGCCGCGAGAAAATCTGCATGGGTGGCTATTCCGGGTGACGCATCATCTGGCGTTGAAACGGCGGTTGAAGATCGTTGCCGAGGTGAAGAGGTTTGTTCCTGACGCACCGGAGAGTGGCGCGCTTAATCCGAGTCCTGAAGAACTGCTGCTGTTTCAGGAGAGGCATACGCGGCTTGGCTCTGCTTTGAAGGCATTGCCACAGGTGGATCAATCGTGTCTACGGCTGCGAGCGGAGGGTTTGCGCTATCGCGAGATCTCGAAGATACTTGGCATCTCGTTGGGTTCGGTGTCCGCATCGCTGGTTCGTTCGCTTGCGCGGCTGGAACAGGCAGACAGGAGATAG
- a CDS encoding diphosphate--fructose-6-phosphate 1-phosphotransferase, whose protein sequence is MPEENLLIVQGGGPTAVFNASLASIIQEAMSQPRISQIFGARSGMKGLSTGDLIELTNLTPAHLVALRNSPGASLSSSRFKPTEEDLEHCVEHLRQRKVRHLIFMGGNGTMRGAQLFREFCNKLNFEIQIIGVPKTIDNDIAATDRCPGFASAARFVAQSTLDLAMDIRSLPQPVSIFETLGRDVGWLAAASTLAKQDAGDAPHLVYLPEVPFVRDTFLSNLDNTVRRIGWAVVIVSEGTSYADGTPVFEQKIASHGATHNRPLIGGVAQYLSGVVSESLGIRCRSEKPGLIGRSCASQVSPQDLEDAELVGREGVRALLAGKTDQMLALLPIPIDNLHHQKFELVPLTKAAGHSRTIPPEWIEEDQTLAVTDSFHSYLRPLVGDLRYYPPPLSAWTQ, encoded by the coding sequence ATGCCCGAAGAGAATCTGTTGATTGTGCAGGGAGGCGGCCCAACGGCCGTCTTCAATGCCAGTCTCGCCAGCATCATTCAGGAGGCCATGTCACAGCCTCGTATCAGCCAGATCTTCGGCGCACGCTCCGGGATGAAAGGTTTATCGACAGGCGACCTCATCGAACTGACCAACCTGACGCCGGCTCATCTTGTCGCACTTCGAAACAGCCCCGGCGCGTCCCTCAGTTCCTCACGCTTCAAGCCAACCGAGGAAGACCTGGAGCACTGCGTCGAGCATCTGCGACAAAGAAAGGTCCGGCACCTTATCTTCATGGGCGGCAACGGAACCATGCGAGGTGCGCAACTCTTTCGCGAGTTCTGCAATAAGCTGAACTTCGAAATCCAGATTATCGGTGTCCCAAAGACGATCGACAATGACATCGCCGCAACCGACCGCTGCCCAGGATTTGCAAGCGCCGCGCGCTTCGTGGCTCAGTCAACCCTCGACCTCGCGATGGATATCCGTTCGCTCCCGCAGCCCGTGTCGATCTTCGAGACCCTTGGGCGCGACGTTGGCTGGCTCGCCGCAGCATCGACGTTGGCCAAGCAAGATGCCGGCGACGCGCCCCACCTTGTCTATCTGCCTGAGGTACCCTTCGTCCGTGACACCTTCCTCTCAAACCTCGATAACACCGTTCGCAGAATCGGCTGGGCAGTCGTCATCGTCTCCGAGGGAACGAGCTACGCCGATGGGACGCCCGTCTTCGAGCAGAAAATAGCCTCTCACGGTGCCACACACAATCGTCCGCTGATCGGCGGAGTAGCCCAGTATCTTTCGGGAGTGGTCTCTGAAAGCCTCGGCATACGATGCCGCAGTGAGAAGCCCGGTCTCATTGGGCGATCCTGTGCAAGCCAAGTGTCTCCGCAGGACCTGGAAGATGCGGAACTCGTTGGCCGCGAGGGCGTCCGCGCTTTATTGGCAGGAAAGACGGATCAGATGCTCGCTCTTCTTCCAATTCCAATTGATAATCTGCACCACCAGAAATTCGAACTCGTACCGCTCACCAAGGCGGCCGGCCATAGCCGAACAATTCCGCCTGAATGGATTGAAGAGGATCAGACACTTGCCGTTACGGATTCCTTCCATAGCTATCTGCGCCCCCTCGTCGGCGATCTGAGGTATTACCCACCCCCGCTGAGCGCTTGGACGCAATAA
- a CDS encoding TonB-dependent receptor, whose product MLRKSLFRWGICLLALAVAITSATVHAQSSFGQISGVITDPTGAAIPNASVVITSANTQAKRNIVSDDSGNFIATNLPIGTYSIAVTVTGFRTAQQADVTITADAKITSNFTLQLGQTSEIVQVQAGAIESLNTTSGELARVIDSKQVDNLALNGRNYTQLLTLVPGAVVTNPDIFSVTTSLASTNQTINGNRGDTGNLTVDGAYNQVAGSNGSLMNNVGPDFISEVKIDTSNASAEFGRTSGPSFNIVTKSGTNSFHGGAFEFLRNNDLDATNYIARKKTQLIYNDFGFFVGGPIIKDKLFFFVGEEWKRLRQQAIASQFTVPTTAMLNGDFSALLSAATPTQLYYPGTSTPIPNNNISSLITPDGKAIANIYKTISAAGLSFRDGGVPSNNLTLAPSNPLNFHQDLFRFDYVVSQKHTIYGRWIHDQNSLIDPYGTFANSGILNTTPTQRNRPGQSYLLSETWAIRPNLINQASVNTSWAAQRIPPYGNNWKRETYGFQYTKLYPSAGTYPNGIPQLSITNYAPVQGPNFALISPSTDIQMADNINWIKGDHNFKFGAAYIRDRVDQNGRSNYTGTATFNSSPTTSNCKAASGNTTCYALADAFLGNFQSYSEASADPIGHFRFNQVEWFAQDSWRATRKLSLEYGVRWQLISPFYTQGNNLSNFNESVYNPASAVTVLPTGKIVPTSGNPYNGLVRAGDGVPADQLKRVPNINTAIFPLIPVGAPRGFYNMNGAFGPRFGFAYAADDKTSVRGGVGLFYYRPQGNLIFSQLNLPPFLQNTQFDTGNFATIATASANNTGLQAGINEIDPRNKNPYTWQYSLGVQRQLPKSVLFEMNYVGNVAHHQLRTPNINFPSLAPVVANATGANTISSTNYFNPYQGFTSIGSNRFDSNYNYNSLQMFASKRKGIVTFTLAYTFSKALGDSMGNNTTLENWSSLQYNYGNLSNDRRHAFVSSFVIQAPELRGHNFAIREVAGGWQISGVARLQSGAYFQVQSTSLLGLGTVRPDRVSGVPVYINSHAGLNGYVTKGSFVPAPKTAARFGNSGTAPVIGPGLAQTDATLSKFFPVTERVRVKFQADFFNVLNRTNFSGINLNASNTNFGTISGAYPPRQMQLGLKALF is encoded by the coding sequence ATGTTACGAAAATCGCTATTCCGCTGGGGTATTTGCCTGCTAGCGCTCGCAGTTGCTATTACGAGCGCAACCGTTCACGCGCAGAGCAGCTTCGGCCAGATATCCGGCGTCATCACCGACCCTACCGGCGCGGCTATCCCCAATGCCAGCGTCGTCATCACCTCGGCAAATACCCAGGCCAAGCGCAACATCGTCTCCGACGATAGCGGCAACTTCATCGCCACCAATCTCCCCATCGGCACCTACTCCATCGCCGTCACCGTCACTGGCTTCCGCACCGCCCAACAGGCCGATGTCACCATCACGGCCGACGCCAAGATCACGTCGAACTTCACCTTGCAGCTCGGCCAGACCTCCGAAATAGTGCAAGTCCAGGCCGGTGCCATCGAGTCCCTCAACACCACCTCCGGCGAACTCGCCCGTGTCATCGATTCCAAGCAGGTTGACAACCTCGCCCTCAACGGACGCAACTACACCCAGCTCCTCACCCTCGTCCCCGGTGCCGTCGTCACCAACCCTGACATCTTCTCCGTCACCACTTCCCTCGCCTCCACCAACCAGACGATCAATGGCAACCGTGGCGACACCGGCAACCTCACCGTCGACGGGGCATACAATCAGGTCGCCGGCTCCAACGGCTCCCTCATGAACAACGTCGGCCCCGACTTCATTAGCGAGGTCAAGATCGACACCTCGAACGCCTCCGCCGAGTTCGGCCGCACCTCCGGCCCGTCCTTCAATATCGTCACAAAAAGCGGCACAAACTCCTTCCACGGCGGCGCCTTCGAGTTCCTCCGCAACAACGACCTCGACGCCACCAACTACATCGCCCGCAAGAAGACCCAGCTCATCTACAACGACTTCGGCTTCTTCGTCGGCGGCCCCATCATCAAGGACAAACTCTTCTTCTTCGTCGGCGAAGAGTGGAAACGCCTCCGCCAGCAGGCTATCGCCTCGCAGTTCACCGTACCCACCACCGCCATGCTCAACGGCGACTTCTCCGCTCTCCTCAGCGCCGCGACCCCCACCCAGCTCTACTATCCGGGAACCTCCACCCCTATTCCGAACAACAACATCTCGTCCCTCATCACACCGGACGGCAAAGCCATAGCCAACATCTACAAGACGATCTCCGCGGCAGGCCTCAGCTTCCGCGATGGCGGCGTCCCAAGCAACAACCTCACCCTGGCACCGTCCAACCCGCTCAACTTCCACCAGGATCTCTTCCGCTTCGACTACGTTGTCAGCCAGAAGCACACCATCTACGGACGCTGGATCCACGATCAGAACTCCCTCATCGATCCCTACGGAACCTTCGCCAACAGCGGCATCCTCAACACCACACCCACGCAGCGCAACCGCCCAGGACAGAGCTATCTCCTCTCCGAGACGTGGGCGATCCGTCCCAACCTCATCAACCAGGCCTCAGTCAACACGAGCTGGGCAGCCCAGCGTATCCCGCCCTACGGCAACAACTGGAAGCGTGAGACCTACGGCTTTCAGTACACCAAGCTGTACCCCAGCGCCGGCACCTACCCCAACGGCATCCCCCAGCTAAGCATCACCAACTACGCGCCTGTCCAGGGCCCCAACTTCGCCCTCATATCCCCATCCACCGACATCCAGATGGCGGATAACATAAACTGGATCAAGGGAGATCACAACTTCAAGTTCGGCGCAGCCTACATCCGCGATCGCGTGGACCAGAATGGGCGCTCCAACTACACCGGCACCGCGACCTTCAACTCCAGCCCCACCACAAGCAACTGCAAGGCCGCCAGCGGAAACACCACATGCTATGCCCTCGCCGATGCCTTCCTCGGCAACTTCCAGTCCTACTCCGAGGCCAGTGCTGACCCCATCGGGCACTTCCGCTTCAACCAGGTCGAGTGGTTCGCGCAGGATAGCTGGCGCGCCACTCGCAAGCTCTCGCTCGAGTACGGCGTCCGCTGGCAGTTGATCTCGCCCTTCTACACCCAGGGCAACAACCTCTCGAACTTCAATGAGTCCGTTTACAACCCCGCCTCTGCCGTCACCGTTCTACCCACCGGCAAGATCGTCCCCACCTCCGGCAACCCCTACAACGGCCTCGTTCGCGCCGGTGACGGCGTTCCCGCAGACCAGCTCAAGCGCGTCCCGAACATCAACACCGCGATCTTCCCCCTCATCCCCGTCGGGGCTCCACGCGGCTTCTACAACATGAACGGAGCCTTCGGCCCTCGCTTCGGCTTCGCGTATGCCGCCGACGACAAGACGTCCGTCCGCGGCGGTGTCGGTCTCTTCTACTACCGCCCTCAGGGCAACCTGATTTTCTCGCAGCTCAACCTTCCACCGTTCCTCCAGAACACCCAGTTCGACACCGGCAACTTCGCGACCATCGCTACCGCCTCTGCCAATAACACCGGCCTTCAGGCAGGCATCAACGAGATCGACCCACGCAACAAGAATCCCTACACATGGCAGTACAGCCTCGGCGTCCAGCGTCAGCTTCCCAAGTCGGTCCTGTTCGAGATGAACTACGTCGGCAATGTTGCTCACCACCAGCTCCGCACCCCGAACATCAACTTCCCCTCGCTCGCGCCCGTCGTCGCCAACGCCACCGGAGCCAACACCATCTCCTCGACGAACTACTTCAACCCTTACCAGGGCTTCACCTCCATCGGCTCCAACCGCTTCGATTCGAACTACAACTACAACTCGCTCCAGATGTTCGCCTCCAAGCGCAAGGGGATTGTCACCTTCACCCTCGCCTATACCTTCTCCAAGGCACTCGGCGATTCCATGGGCAATAACACCACGCTCGAGAACTGGAGCAGCCTCCAGTACAACTACGGCAACCTCTCCAACGATCGCCGCCATGCCTTCGTCTCCAGCTTCGTCATCCAGGCGCCGGAGCTTCGGGGACACAACTTCGCAATCCGCGAAGTAGCCGGCGGATGGCAGATCAGCGGTGTAGCCCGCCTCCAAAGCGGCGCCTACTTCCAGGTGCAGTCAACCTCGCTCCTCGGCCTCGGCACCGTCCGTCCCGACCGCGTCTCGGGCGTGCCCGTCTACATTAACAGCCACGCAGGCCTCAACGGCTATGTCACCAAGGGCTCCTTCGTCCCCGCTCCCAAGACTGCGGCCCGCTTCGGCAACTCGGGCACGGCACCGGTCATTGGCCCGGGCCTCGCCCAGACCGACGCTACCCTATCGAAGTTCTTCCCGGTCACCGAACGCGTCCGCGTGAAGTTCCAGGCCGACTTCTTCAACGTCCTCAACCGAACCAACTTCTCGGGCATTAACCTGAACGCAAGCAACACCAACTTCGGCACCATCTCCGGTGCCTACCCGCCCCGTCAGATGCAACTCGGCCTCAAAGCCCTGTTCTAA